Proteins found in one Triticum urartu cultivar G1812 chromosome 4, Tu2.1, whole genome shotgun sequence genomic segment:
- the LOC125552844 gene encoding cyanate hydratase-like, which translates to MAYPARPYKPAQPGPVHSHRLSLPSPTALPLLRFPASIAIPSSTSRATQAAMEDGGARAAAVQKLMAAKAKSGKSFSDIGAETGLTNVYVAQLLRRQAQLKPDTAAALRAAIPALTEDLVELMMQPPFRSYNPEMVHEPAIYRLNEAIMHFGESIKAIINEDFGDGIMSAIDFYCTVDKVKGADGKDRVVLTFDGKYLPHTEQKAANMMSKLPCKAP; encoded by the exons ATGGCGTATCCGGCGCGGCCATATAAGCCGGCCCAACCGGGGCCAGTTCACTCCCATCGTCTCTCCCTTCCTTCGCCCACTGCACTCCCACTCCTACGCTTCCCCGCCTCGATCGCCATTCCGTCGAGCACATCCCGGGCGACGCAGGCGGCCATGGAGGACGGCGGCGCGAGGGCTGCCGCGGTGCAGAAGCTGATGGCGGCCAAGGCCAAGTCCGGGAAGAGCTTCTCCGACATTGGGGCCGAGACGGGGCTCACCAACGTGTACGTCGCGCAGCTGCTGCGCCGCCAGGCGCAGCTCAAGCCCGACACGGCGGCCGCGCTGCGGGCGGCCATCCCGGCGCTCACCGAGGATCTCGTGGAGCTCATGATGCAGCCGCCCTTCCGGTCCTACAACCCGGAAATGGTCCACGAGCCCGCCATATACAG ACTGAATGAAGCTATCATGCATTTTGGAGAGAGCATCAAGGCAATCATCAATGAGGACTTTGGTGATGGAAT CATGTCGGCTATAGACTTCTACTGTACAGTCGACAAAGTTAAAGGGGCTGATGGAAAAGACCGTGTGGTGCTCACATTTGATGGGAAGTATCTGCCTCACACTGAACAG AAAGCCGCGAATATGATGTCGAAGTTGCCCTGCAAGGCACCTTGA
- the LOC125554226 gene encoding pollen allergen Dac g 3-like, whose translation MASSSSSRLLAAAVLAALLAGAMCAVKVAFTVEKGSGAKKLVLKIDYARPGDSLAEVELRQHGSEEWQPLTKKGGFWEVSSTKDLVGPFNFRFMSENGMRNVFDEVFSTDFKIGETYAPEE comes from the coding sequence ATGGCCTCCTCTTCGTCCTCAAGGCTGCTCGCGGCGGCGGTGCTGGCGGCGCTGCTCGCCGGCGCGATGTGCGCCGTGAAGGTGGCCTTCACGGTGGAGAAGGGGTCCGGCGCCAAGAAGCTGGTGCTGAAGATCGACTACGCCAGACCAGGCGACAGCCTCGCCGAGGTGGAGCTCCGGCAGCACGGCTCGGAGGAGTGGCAGCCCTTGACCAAGAAGGGTGGCTTCTGGGAGGTCTCGTCCACCAAGGACCTCGTCGGCCCCTTCAACTTCCGCTTCATGTCCGAGAACGGCATGAGGAACGTCTTCGACGAGGTCTTCTCCACCGATTTCAAGATCGGCGAAACCTACGCCCCGGAAGAGTGA
- the LOC125552843 gene encoding protein WHAT'S THIS FACTOR 1 homolog, chloroplastic, which produces MRATCSRKCLAELLGRLGQVQAQGQPRCPSQLSPARSMTRGRSVNERSKKKRVNDLEVVIERCKVVSKVLAVVDALKMEEEHVTPLKRLEILRPQLGLAKPHKVAHFVHSSPQLFEVCRDSRGVMWAGLSPQAEALVEEEARLLQEHSPTAAEYVTRLLMMSVQRRLPVDKIAHFRRDMGLPHDFRARWVHLFPELFRLVTLEDGDYLELVSWNPNWAVTEHEKNMAALAGNTDANSNASTPGELSLPFQMKFPPDFKSYYKFRGKAHHYVKTGNTEQFQKTTYLSPYAEAKGLTPGSHEFDKRAVAVMHEILSFTLEKRLVTDHLTHFRREFVMPQKLMRLLLKHYGIFYVSERGKRLSVFLTEAYDGTELIKKAPLVRWREKVLRLTGYRGKNKNIGKVHESSDSEHCLFGASSSTCGGGSSDDDDADTILHVESEDSDDFLDDGTLTDDGEMDDGDIDDGQMDDAGMGFSSEKHVEMVLGDVSDYAESVKSS; this is translated from the coding sequence ATGCGCGCCACGTGTTCGCGCAAATGCCTGGCCGAGCTGCTCGGCCGCCTTGGCCAGGTCCAGGCGCAGGGCCAACCGCGCTGCCCCTCCCAGCTATCTCCCGCGCGCTCCATGACGCGCGGCCGGAGCGTGAACGAGCGGAGCAAGAAGAAGCGCGTGAACGACCTCGAGGTGGTCATCGAGCGCTGCAAGGTGGTCTCCAAGGTGCTCGCCGTGGTGGACGCGCtcaagatggaggaggagcacgTCACCCCTCTCAAGCGCCTCGAGATCCTGCGCCCGCAGCTCGGGCTCGCCAAGCCGCACAAGGTCGCCCACTTCGTGCACAGCTCGCCGCAGCTCTTCGAGGTCTGCCGCGACAGCCGCGGCGTCATGTGGGCCGGCCTCTCGCCGCAGGCCGAGGCGCTCgtcgaggaggaggcgcgcctgctGCAGGAGCACTCCCCCACGGCTGCGGAGTACGTGACCAGGCTGCTCATGATGTCGGTGCAACGGCGCCTGCCCGTTGACAAGATCGCGCATTTCCGGCGTGACATGGGGCTTCCTCATGATTTCCGGGCACGGTGGGTGCACTTGTTCCCTGAGCTCTTCAGGTTGGTCACACTGGAGGATGGCGACTACTTGGAGCTTGTTTCCTGGAACCCAAACTGGGCGGTCACTGAGCATGAGAAGAATATGGCAGCATTGGCTGGTAACACCGATGCCAATTCCAATGCTAGTACACCAGGAGAGCTCTCACTTCCATTCCAGATGAAGTTCCCACCAGATTTTAAAAGTTACTACAAATTTAGAGGAAAAGCTCATCACTATGTGAAAACCGGCAATACCGAGCAGTTTCAGAAGACAACCTACCTGTCCCCTTATGCAGAGGCAAAAGGTTTGACCCCTGGATCTCATGAGTTTGACAAGAGGGCAGTCGCGGTGATGCACGAGATACTGAGCTTCACATTGGAGAAGAGGCTGGTAACTGACCACCTGACGCATTTCCGCCGTGAGTTTGTTATGCCACAGAAGCTGATGAGGTTGCTACTGAAGCATTATGGTATCTTTTATGTGTCTGAGAGGGGGAAGCGGCTGAGCGTGTTCTTGACAGAGGCATATGATGGGACAGAGTTGATAAAAAAGGCTCCGTTGGTAAGGTGGAGAGAGAAGGTCCTTCGACTTACTGGTTACAGAGGAAAAAACAAGAATATTGGAAAAGTTCATGAGTCGTCTGATTCTGAGCACTGTTTGTTCGGTGCGAGCTCATCAACATGTGGCGGTGGTAGCAGTGATGACGATGATGCTGATACTATATTGCATGTTGAAAGTGAAGATTCAGATGATTTCTTGGATGATGGCACTCTTACAGATGATGGTGAgatggatgatggtgacatcgaTGATGGTCAGATGGATGATGCTGGGATGGGTTTTTCTAGTGAGAAACATGTTGAGATGGTTTTAGGAGATGTAAGTGATTATGCAGAGTCAGTGAAATCCAGTTAG